The DNA segment AGCTCTCGAAGCCGATCACGAATTCCTGCTCAAAGGCGATGTGTTCTCGGTCGATCAAATCGAAGCCTACATGGAACTTAAGTGGGAAGAGGTTCTGCGCCTCGAAACCACGCCTTCACCGGTTGAGTTCGATATGTATTACAGCGCCTGATTTCATATCAGTTCGCAACAAGGGGCTCGGTCGCAAGACCGGGCCCTTTTTTGTGGGCGACTGGGAAAGCCGCAATGCCCACAATCGCCCCAGATTGACTGGAACATTGCCGCACAAAAGGAACGAAGCACAGGCGCGTTCGGAACTATCCATTTTCCTACACAGCCGTTTTGTGACTACTGAGTCGGCCTCACTTCCAACAATCCCCTTTGTTTTGAGGTCCCCCAATGCCGCAATCACACCCCGATACAAACATCACCCGTCCAACCCAAAACCGTCGCAAACCGCTATTTGATGCAGTGCGACGCATGTTGGGACGCGGGTTCAAACAATCCGAAGTCGATGCCATGGACGACGCATGGGACACAGGATTGGAGACACGGGTGGATGGCCACCCCAATGATTTCACCAAAGACCGTGTAACATCCGGTCCAAGTGTCCCGGCGATACGGCGCAAGACAGACAAGGATGGCAATCACATTACCCACCCTATGCGCATTTCAGAGGCAGGCACAGCCTTGATCAAACGATTTGAAGGGTGCGCACGATTGCGCCGCGATGGCACCGTAGAAGCCTATCCCGATCCCGGCACCGGTGACCACCCATGGACCATTGGATGGGGTGCAACCGGCGTCGACGATCAAACATCGGATGCCTTGGGCCATCGGATCGGGCCCGGCACCGTCTGGACTCAGGCGCAATGCGACGCACGCCTTGCCAGAGACCTTAAACGCTATGCCCGCGACGTGGCGCAGGCGATTGGCGACACGCCGACTACGCAATCGCAATTCGATGCCATGGTCAGCTTTCACTACAACACCGGCGCCATCGCCCGCGCGACTTTGACCAAACGCCACAACGCCGGCGATCACGCCGCAGCAACTGTCGAATTTGCCCGATGGAACAAGGCCGGTGGGCGGGTTTTGAAAGGTCTGGTCCGTCGCCGTGCGGAGGAAGCAAAGCTCTATGCGAGCTAGTAATCGCGGCTGATTTCGGCCAGCACGCTGTCGCGTCCAACCGTCGTGATGCTGCCGAGCAAGGCGAGCCAACTGGTGATCCGATACTCGACTTGGGTTGCGCTGTACCCCTGACCATCGGTGACCAATTCGACATAGACCCGGCGGCCCAAATTCTTGCCCAAAGCAACGCCCGTTCCCCGCCCCAATGCGGGATCGGCGCTGACGATGCGCAATTGGTCAAGGCCGATGGAACGTCGCAATTGTCCGATTGGATCAAGGCCTCCATTGCCTCCCTGCAAAGCCGCAAGCGCGGCGCCCAATTGAACGGCATCGGTCGCGGATAACGATGTGACCGAACCTCCGAAAAGCAATCGGGCGAGGATCTCCTCCTCCGGCAAAGCGGGGGTCGATGAGAAATCGATTTGGGGAGTTTGGGCATTGCCCGTGATTGCGATCCGCACATCGGTGT comes from the Erythrobacter sp. Alg231-14 genome and includes:
- a CDS encoding glycoside hydrolase family protein produces the protein MPQSHPDTNITRPTQNRRKPLFDAVRRMLGRGFKQSEVDAMDDAWDTGLETRVDGHPNDFTKDRVTSGPSVPAIRRKTDKDGNHITHPMRISEAGTALIKRFEGCARLRRDGTVEAYPDPGTGDHPWTIGWGATGVDDQTSDALGHRIGPGTVWTQAQCDARLARDLKRYARDVAQAIGDTPTTQSQFDAMVSFHYNTGAIARATLTKRHNAGDHAAATVEFARWNKAGGRVLKGLVRRRAEEAKLYAS